Within the Candidatus Saccharibacteria bacterium oral taxon 488 genome, the region TCAAAAAAGCTTTGTACGAACGACACCGCGTCTGCTACACGCTTCACGTTTTCACCCTGCTCACCCGGACGCATTTCGATTGATACAACGCCCTCATAGCCAATGTGTTTTAGTGCATCAGCTGCAGCGCGATAGTCAACGTCGTCGCGATCATAAACTCGATCAAGCATCGGAGCGCTGACATGAAAATGCTTCAAGATATCGCCATTATTTCGTATCGACTCACCGATGTCATCGCCAGCCAGCGCCATACACGCCGTATCAAGATGTAGGCCAATCCCCTCCGAGTTAATCGTACGAACCAGCCGTGCGCCTTCATCCGCCGTTGTCACGTAGTCACAATTGTATTGGGGGGCGTTTGGTTCGATACAGAGCATGGTATTATGCCGTTTGGCAACATCACCGAGTTCGGCGAAGAAGCGGCTTGCGATACTGTCCGCCTCTTCTACTGACATCGCACCGCGCTGTCGATTCTTTGGCGAACCAAACACCAACCGACCAGCACCCATATCCCCAGCCAATCGCAAAAAGTCAGCCAAATATTGCCGCATCTCGTCGCAAAGTTCGCTTGATTCAAACATCTTCAGGTCAGGGCGCGCAAACAGCATCGACTGAAAGGCCACGATCTCAATACCATACCCCCTCCACCACTCGACATATTCGTTAATTTGCTCGGGAGTTGCCTTGGTCGGATCGTCCCAGCGCTTTGTCGGTGCAATCTCGACGTAGCGCACGCCAAGCTCCCGCAGCTTTGCGGCAACGTCCACTTCTTCTTCATTTGTCCATGCGATATTCGATATAGCTAGTTTCATATGGTAATTATACCACTATTTATCCTATGGGCTATGCCGCGAGACCACACTGCTTTTTGAAGATTTCGATTTCCTCCTTAAGAACCTTCGGGTTCAAAGGACCCCTCATTTCGATTGATACCCAGCCATCGTAAGTAGCCCCTCTGAGGGCATCCATATAGCCTCCCTGGGGAACCTCCGGTGCAGCTGAAAGCCGCTTTAGCTCCGGAGCACTGGCATCAATACCCCGCACACGGTCTCTGTGGTCACGAACCAGCGAAGCCAAATCCCCCGGCGCGTCCCCAGCACCATGCATCGCTGCCGTATCAGGATGAATTCCAAACCCCAAACGGTTCTCCGTCTCGAGCCCATCAGCAATGCGACAAGTCAGATCCTCAGCCTGCTCTAGTGTGATACCAAACTCATTGCCATAGCCACACAACGGCTCAATTGCTAGCTGTGTATTATTACGAGCGGCCGTACGAGCAACCCTAGTAAATAACCCGATCGCCTCCTCCATGGCCTGTTCATAGCTACGACCCCCCAGTTTACGCAGCGCCGGCGAGCCAAATGACATCGAATCTGCACCGAGCTCACCGGCGAGTATAGCTTGAACTTCTAGATGTTTCGCTAGACGTTCGCGTTCATAGTCACTGCCAAAAAGTGCCATATCCTTGGTGGCATACGTCAAAGACTGCAACCCAACGACCGTTAGACCGAGACCTCCGAGACGCTCACGGTATTCTCTGGCCTTCCGCTCCATAGTCTTGAGGCGGTCTTTGCGCTCCCGCTCAGAGAAATTAGTGATTTCCGGTAGATCCGACCAGATTATCGGCGGCGCAATCACCAGCCCCTCAACACCACTCTGCGACACACACTTCAGTGCTGCTTGTTGATCTTCACCAAAGGCAATATTCGAGATGGCAAGCTTCATTGATTCATTTGACTTCATGCCAGCATTATACCATGATTACTTATTTTTTGCAACAAACTCCTTGATGCCAGCTAGCTCCTCTGCCTTTGTATATAGATAATTGCCCTCGCCGCCATACACCTCAGCGTATTTACTGTGCATATCCCAGTAGGCCGGTGTTACTCCTTCTAGTGTGTTGGTAAACTCTATACCAAAGGCAACCTTGGCGACTTCCCGCGTGCTGACTGGCGGCGTCGCAAAATTAACCAGCGGCAGATTATTCTCGAGAGCAATGGTGATATCACGCCAAATATTGGCGAGATTGTAGTACTGATACATACCATCAGCATGAATTTTCTCAACCATGTTATTATTCATCAGATCATAGATAACATTCTTCTTCAGCCCGTCGCCAAATAGCCCCGGCAGGCGAACAATTGTTGTGTCAAAGTTCTCACGACAGAATTGCTCAAGATAGTACCTATTAACTCCGTATGGCAAAAGCCCTTCGGTGTCAATAGGCGTATCTTCATTAGCACCATTTGGGTTTTTATAAACACCGACTGTTGAGATCAACACGAGTTTCTTGATCTTTGCCTTTTTGATATGAGAGATAAAGCCTTCGATCTCCGCGCGGTCAACTTCTGGCTCCTGATTGATCCGCCACATCTCAGCACGATTTGCAGCGCTCACCACCAGGTCGTACTCTTGACCTTCAATGTCAGCTATATTTTTGCTGTTATAATAATCGTCAAACTCGTGTTGACTCTTTATATTTCCACCGACAAATCCGGTGTACCCAATTAATGCAGTCTTCATAGTATATTCCTCCTGGCTACAATTATGTCAGATTTTATATAAAACTCAACGATAGCCAGTATGGACATGCGACAACATCAATTATAGAATGGTTTAGGTGCTATGAAAAAACCTAAAATTTTAGACAACATAACTCTTAAACAAGCACTGCTTTTTACCGCGGTATTTGTAGGTATTGCCCACTTATTGGTCTTCGTAGGCTACGCTGTATTCGCAGCTCTCGGGAATGGCCTGGCGATGGATTCCTATGCGGCCAATGGGACATTCCAGCTATATAACCCTCTCCGGCGACTGCTTGATGGTGAAATTTTGGCACGAGATTTTCCCTTCTTTCACGGAGTGGGAGTTCCCCTGCTTCATTTCCCCTTGTTTTACATCATGGGGCACAATTTGTTTGCCGTAGAGGTCGCAAAGTTACTAGTATCACCACTCATATTCCTCATCTCGTCTTTCTTGCTATTTTGGGCCTACTTCAGAAACGTAAAGAAAGCAGTCTTTACGACAAGTATATTTACCGTCATTTCACTACTGTGTATTGACGCTATTTGGGCAGGCAATTCCCTTCTAGGTCTTAGAACAGCGTTTCCATTCATTGCAGCAGCATTTATACTATGGCACCCAGACTGGCATGTTAGTGTTGGTAAACATAAAACAAAGATTAACCTTTACTACCCTATCCTATACATTCTCATGGGGATTTCCGTCGCGTGCGGAACCGAACAAGGCCTTGCATTTATTCTTGCTTATGTGCTCATCAGAGCAATTCAATATATTCGCTCTAAGGAAACGATGAAAAAGCGGGTGCTGACGTTTGTTGGCGAGTTATTTGGTATAGCAGTGGCCGCCTATGTCGTGCTTTCAATTATGACGCTCGGTCACGCACATGAGGCGCTTTACTATGCACTCGTCGAAGTCTCAGGCGACCAAGGGTGGTACTTTGGTGCTCCGCCGAACAGTTTTTTGCAATTAAGCAATCTTGATCAGTTATTTACCAACAGGATGCTATTCTACATGCTGCCCATCATTATCGGCGGTGTTGTTGCCTATATCGTTGGTGTAAAGAAAGCTCTACTGTCCAAAAAAGAAACGTTCGTTTTCTCCGTCTTGCTACTATATGGCCCGGTGGTGTTTGCTGTTTCTGCCACTGGTTACTGGGCACCCAGTGCGCAGCTCATACCACTGGAGCGAGCAGCAGGAGTTATTCTTGTGGCGATAGTAACGCGTGTGATATATAACCTGATCCGAGCAAAAAAATCGACTCCTAACGCTAAAAGTAAGGGCTTCTCGGTCTTAGCATTCGGGTTGTTGCTTGGTAGCATCATCGCCCTAGGATATAACACTGCGGTATTTCTACAAAAAATTGATTGGATGCCGCTAAGACACATTATTACCGAGTCAAAAAAGGCCAGGCATTCTACTGATGATGCTGAATATATCAGCACCGCCTGGAGGAAGCGCCTCGAGGCCTTTGCTCCACATATTGAAAAGGGGGCACGTGTCTGGTCTACCTACACCAGTATTTATGATTCGATTCGCCAACAGAAGAATGGATCTTCAGGGGGTGAAGACTATATTATACACGCCCTAGGCCCCGCCAGAAGAAATCACTACACTCAAGATTTTATAACACAAAAGCCTGATTACGTCATAACCCTAAATCCCTCATATTTTAAATATGAGGAGTGGCTGTGGACTCGTCACTGGGCATTTTATAAGGATCTTCAGGATAACTACACTATCATTGCTACAAATGATTCTCATGTTTTGTGGAAACGCCGGGCGGGTACTGCGGCACAGAAAAAGACGAGCTATCCGAAACACCACGTACAAAAAGACGCAAACGGAGATTATGTCATTACCACTGGCACTGCAAGCAACATACGCGTGTTTGAAGTATCAGTTCGCTACAGTGCTAGAAGTGTTCTACCCATGACCACTAAACTACCGAGATACCTCCTAGAATTATCTGGATCATCACTACAAAAACATCCTGTGTCGCTACCACAATACGACACGAGCTGGAGCTTCCCTGTGGCACTGGCATCAAATGATTCATCCATACGAATTTCGCCAAAAGTTTATAGTTTGATACCGGGGGCTTCCCTGGAAATACAAGACGTATCTTACCGCGAGGTCACCACCCAAAACAACCTGTACATCTATCAAAGTAACTTTTGCCTACATAACGCTAATAAATGCGAAGGGATTAATAAACGCTAGCTACGAGCGGCGGCCTTCTTTCTTCGATCGGCTTAATATTATCGTGAATAATCCGGACACCATTGTCGCAAAAACCGACCAATAAATATACCGATAATCAACCGCCACGGCCACAGGAAAGTATGCCACGATATATATAAGACCCGACAAAGCCACCGCGCGGATAAAGTGTCGCCGTACCTGTTCTCGTATTCTTCTGCTCGTATAGTAAATAAATACAAGGACAGCAACATACAACCACGGCTGAAAAATCAGAGGGATATTCGCCTGAGCGCCGCCTTTAACATATGCTGCTAGGCCACTAACGGCATATTCATTCTTTACCGCGGCGCCGACCTGGTTTTGCTCAATTCCAGGCTGAAAAATATACATACGCTCTGGTTGCGGAAAGATAAATATCGAAAAAGTCGCCAACCGATATGATACATATTTTATTGGATGTCTTATGATCGTCGATAGCCAATCATTAAATACACCTTGATGTTCGTTTTTGAGTGCTTCTCGCTGGGCGGCCGTTGTACATATGATATAAGAATTCATAATATCTTTTGTTTTATCGCGACAGGTGTCATGAATTTTTTTATACATAGACCACCTGCTGTGATGTTCTCCTTCAAGATTAGCGACGTGAACTATATCGTCAAGCTGCACAGCGGTAATTGGATGAGTTTTTTCACTAGGCTGATTAATGACAATGGTAGCACCAATTGTTACCACTAAACCAATTATTACACTAGCAAGACCGCTCCATGCGTGAAGTCGCTTGGTTAACAAGCTCGGCAATACAAACAGAATGGGCAGCACCGCAAACAATGCATTATGCCGTAAGATGCCAGCATAGAGAATCAATAGCAGCGCCAGTCCGACGATACCACACATAGCAATGCGTCCTAGTGATTTTTTACTAGTTATGATGAACCATATGAGGAGTATCGCCAATGTTAAACTGAATGCCATCTGAACATCTTTCCATATCACGCCAGCAATATTCATTATATTAGGCAGTAGTACAATCACGTAGACAGAAAGAGCCCATGCTCGGTTACGAGTGTGCCGATATACGAGAATCGACAGCATAAACATAGCCGCGACAAGCAGCACTAGCTGAAAAATCAGCATAGATGAAATATGGCCAGTTACCCCAATCAAAAGCCCCCATAGTCGCGTCATCACTGGCGGATGCCAATCAGTGAGGCGAGCTACGCCCGTGGCTTGCTCAAGGTGGCTAATGGAGTCGGGCGACATATATCCAGGATAGAAAACGATGACGAGCAGCATTAGCATACCTGCTGCTACCAACGCAGACTGGATGTGAAATTTTGAGAGGCTATTTTTTATGTTTGCGATATTTTCCGGCAACCGCATAGAACAACACCTTCAGAACGTGCATATTTCCCTTAATGGGGCTAATTTTTGTTGGTGTTTTACCTTTCTTCGGATACGTTCGTACCACTGGCGTTTCGGCCGTTTTATATTGTTTGCGGCGGCTACTCTCGATAGCAAGATAGTAATGAAGCTCATAGGTTTGAAATATATCACGGAATACAGCAATATCTGGGTCTTTAAGTAGCTTTGCACTGTAGGCGCGGAATCCATTTGTGGTATCGGTATGCCTCTTACCAGCCGCAAGACTTATCAGCGGCGCATGGATCAGGTGAAGACCTATCTCTCTAGAAAGCGGCGTATTTACCGCCTTGCCGCCCGGTATAAACCGTGAACCCTGAATATGGTCATATCCCTGATCAAGCAGCTTAATAAAATCAGGAATTCTCTCTATACTATCCTTGCCATTACCGTCAACAACAACCACTCCTTCATAACCCTCAGAAAGAGCCCAGGCAAACGCCATTCTCATCTGTGCGCTTAATTTGCCCTTGCCTTTTTTCGTTAATAAAGCGCGCACATCTTGAGATTTCAAAAAGTCAGTTTCAAGCGAACCATCAGTACTGCCGCCATCGGCTACCACAATGTCAATTTGCTTTGCTAGCGGCTTCATTTTTTGCAGCTGCTTCTGAATTCGCTCTCCTTCATTGATTACGAAAACACACACGCAATACCTGTGCTTTTTTTTGTTTATCTCATTAACTTCAAAGTCTGGAAACTCCCACTCCGGATGGTCTTGACGAATATGATCTTGTTTATTGACTATAGGGGTTTTTGTCATGATGTAATATTCTTCCTTTCTGCATTTGCTAGTGACGTTGTACTACTTAGCTCATCAAGCACATAATACCGAGCATCCCGCCGTGATTCCACTAATATCTTGCCAATATATTCGGACAGAATCACCATAAATAAAAATAGGATGAAAAACATTCCCGACAATTCAAGTGACGTCGATACCCAGCCCTCCGCAACATTCTTTTTCGTAAAGGCTATGACCACGACATAAATAGCATACGCCATATTCACGACACTGGCGAAGAACCCAACCCATGACATAAAGCGAAGTGGCTGAGTGGAGTGGCTGGTAATAATATCAAGCGCCTCTAATGTTCCTCGTCCAAAACCATGCTTTTTCATAGGATCGACTAGGGGTGAATATTTATATTCAGCATATGAATAACCAATGCTTCTTATCATGTGCCTGATATGACTGTCGTGTCTGGTCGATAGGGTTATCGCTCGTATGGCGCGACGATTGAGAGATATAAGATATGTTGCTTGTAGTGGAATATCTATATTGATGTATTTGCGATTATACCAATAAAACAACCTGCGACCGATACCAGATTTTGACAGAAGGCGCTTTGTGGTTATGTCGGCAACACCCTGTACAATATCGTGTTTTTTATTCGCCTCAACAATGTTCACTACATCCTCTATGCCGTCAATAGCGGGATTAGTTACTACCGCATAATCGCCAATCGCCCCTTCGAGACCAGCAATAATGGCGATGTCATATGTGTATTGTCGAGAGAGGCGGATAAGCCGCATACATGGCAGTTCATCGAGAAGCCCGCTGACAGCAATCACACTATTTTGACTCAAATCATTATCGACAATTATAATCTCATAATTTGTGTAGCTACCCATTAATCTCTGTGAGAGCCTGCGACAATAGTCGGGAAAATCATCAAAGTCGCGCGCTACAACAATAACCGATACAAAGATATCTTGTTTGTTCGATTTTTCATTTGTCTTAGTTGAACTATTTTTTGCCATATAGCTTGTCTAACTCCTCGTACACATCGTAAATATTATCTAGCTTACCGCCCATTATACAAACATACCCATCATAGCCCAAATTGGCCTTAAACAAAATGGGACGGCTATCATCATCTTCGCTCTTAACGAGCACTGTTTTTACCTCAACGATCGACTCCTCATATTTCATATCCTTGAGGGCAGGGATAAAGCGCACCACGTCGTTATACATTTGCTTGTAATTGCTCTGGAAAGAACTTTTGTCAAGATACGCATGTGTGTCAATTTTCTCAGCCGGCGTATCCTCGTTGTCGATCCATGACTCGTGCGGCGTATACCTGACATGAGAGAGTGTATATAATCCCCTGGAAGGAAATGGCATAATGGAAAAAAATGGACCATCCATCACCGTAATACTAAAGTCCTTTAGGTGCTCTGGCAAGCTCACCAAACACATTTCTGTAACTTCATGTTTCAGTCCAACAAGTGGTATATTTGATGCACGATGGAGCGTGTTGATGTTAGCATACGTGCAATTTAGCACAAAGTCACCCCTGAATTCGCCACCATCAGTGACAACGCACAGCCCATCTGGCATTTCATCAATCATCGTAACGCGACAGCCCGTGTGAAGCGTTATCCCCGGACGATCGTTAATTTGCCGTAGTAAGTCATCCCTCAGGGCGTGGGCATTAAAGGCATATTCTTTAACCTTAAAGACTTCTTCAATGAGATTTTTATTAAACATTTTTTGAATGTTTAGCGGAGCTACCGCTATATCTGCCTCAATCTTATCCGCAAAATTCTTGAATTGATGTGCATTAACCTTGGATAGATGCTTGGCAACAGCATAATATTTATTAAAATCTGAATGAATTGCCGCCCCAAACTGTTTCGTAAAGCGTGGAAAATTAACCGCTGAACGATATCCCGTTAGAATACTTCTCGGGTAATGATAGCCATTGTGTACCCTGGCTTGGTTAACATATGACGCCCGAGTCATTGTCTGTTTTTCTTTTTCTAAAATATCGATATTCTTGACGCCCAGGGTGTCGTACAGGTACAGCGCTACACTCAATCCATAAAAACCACCGCCAATTATCACCGTTTTGTTACGCACGTTTTCTCCGTTTTTTAACTATGTTACCAATATACAAGCCAACTACCATATAGACAAACAGAAGCAGCGGCATATAGAATACGATACCGTTAATGTGGGCGTGAGGCAAAGCATGTCCAGGCATAAGAATTAACCAACTCAGTGCCCCAGCTAATGAAATGTGTAACGACCATAGGAATGAACGATAATACTTGAAAGACGGGTGTCGCCTCTTAAGATAGAATAACACTAAATACCCCACAAGTACCCAAACAAGTACTGATTGAACGATCTCACCAACCATACCCTTGAGTAACAGCGGCAAGCTCAGTGCCGGCAATAGTACATAGTTACCTGCGTTTATTGCTAGATACTGATATGTTGAGCCTCTATCTTTCGCTAGCTCCTCCATGTTAATAAATCGATTGGCAAATTCATATGATTCAGGTAGAAGCGTCTTTAAGTTACCAACAGCATGTGTTCGCATCTTTCTAATTCCCGAAAGCCCTCTCTCCGATGCCCGCTCATTAATCATCTTGAGAGCGGTGTCTGAGGAGTGATAGTAATCAGAGAGTGCCATAAAGTTGGTTGCGTACGCACCAACAAAGGCCACGACAACCACGACACATGTCATGACGGCGTGCTTCCACAGGCTGATAACTTTTTGTTTATTATTGACGAGTTCAAAGAATATGATTGGTACAAGTACAGATATAGCAATTGTTGATATATACTCATAGCCGCCCAAA harbors:
- a CDS encoding sugar phosphate isomerase/epimerase, with the protein product MKLAISNIAWTNEEEVDVAAKLRELGVRYVEIAPTKRWDDPTKATPEQINEYVEWWRGYGIEIVAFQSMLFARPDLKMFESSELCDEMRQYLADFLRLAGDMGAGRLVFGSPKNRQRGAMSVEEADSIASRFFAELGDVAKRHNTMLCIEPNAPQYNCDYVTTADEGARLVRTINSEGIGLHLDTACMALAGDDIGESIRNNGDILKHFHVSAPMLDRVYDRDDVDYRAAADALKHIGYEGVVSIEMRPGEQGENVKRVADAVSFVQSFFEG
- a CDS encoding TIM barrel protein — encoded protein: MKSNESMKLAISNIAFGEDQQAALKCVSQSGVEGLVIAPPIIWSDLPEITNFSERERKDRLKTMERKAREYRERLGGLGLTVVGLQSLTYATKDMALFGSDYERERLAKHLEVQAILAGELGADSMSFGSPALRKLGGRSYEQAMEEAIGLFTRVARTAARNNTQLAIEPLCGYGNEFGITLEQAEDLTCRIADGLETENRLGFGIHPDTAAMHGAGDAPGDLASLVRDHRDRVRGIDASAPELKRLSAAPEVPQGGYMDALRGATYDGWVSIEMRGPLNPKVLKEEIEIFKKQCGLAA
- a CDS encoding NAD-dependent epimerase/dehydratase family protein; protein product: MKTALIGYTGFVGGNIKSQHEFDDYYNSKNIADIEGQEYDLVVSAANRAEMWRINQEPEVDRAEIEGFISHIKKAKIKKLVLISTVGVYKNPNGANEDTPIDTEGLLPYGVNRYYLEQFCRENFDTTIVRLPGLFGDGLKKNVIYDLMNNNMVEKIHADGMYQYYNLANIWRDITIALENNLPLVNFATPPVSTREVAKVAFGIEFTNTLEGVTPAYWDMHSKYAEVYGGEGNYLYTKAEELAGIKEFVAKNK
- a CDS encoding glycosyltransferase family 2 protein, with protein sequence MTKTPIVNKQDHIRQDHPEWEFPDFEVNEINKKKHRYCVCVFVINEGERIQKQLQKMKPLAKQIDIVVADGGSTDGSLETDFLKSQDVRALLTKKGKGKLSAQMRMAFAWALSEGYEGVVVVDGNGKDSIERIPDFIKLLDQGYDHIQGSRFIPGGKAVNTPLSREIGLHLIHAPLISLAAGKRHTDTTNGFRAYSAKLLKDPDIAVFRDIFQTYELHYYLAIESSRRKQYKTAETPVVRTYPKKGKTPTKISPIKGNMHVLKVLFYAVAGKYRKHKK
- a CDS encoding glycosyltransferase, yielding MAKNSSTKTNEKSNKQDIFVSVIVVARDFDDFPDYCRRLSQRLMGSYTNYEIIIVDNDLSQNSVIAVSGLLDELPCMRLIRLSRQYTYDIAIIAGLEGAIGDYAVVTNPAIDGIEDVVNIVEANKKHDIVQGVADITTKRLLSKSGIGRRLFYWYNRKYINIDIPLQATYLISLNRRAIRAITLSTRHDSHIRHMIRSIGYSYAEYKYSPLVDPMKKHGFGRGTLEALDIITSHSTQPLRFMSWVGFFASVVNMAYAIYVVVIAFTKKNVAEGWVSTSLELSGMFFILFLFMVILSEYIGKILVESRRDARYYVLDELSSTTSLANAERKNITS
- a CDS encoding FAD-binding oxidoreductase; translation: MRNKTVIIGGGFYGLSVALYLYDTLGVKNIDILEKEKQTMTRASYVNQARVHNGYHYPRSILTGYRSAVNFPRFTKQFGAAIHSDFNKYYAVAKHLSKVNAHQFKNFADKIEADIAVAPLNIQKMFNKNLIEEVFKVKEYAFNAHALRDDLLRQINDRPGITLHTGCRVTMIDEMPDGLCVVTDGGEFRGDFVLNCTYANINTLHRASNIPLVGLKHEVTEMCLVSLPEHLKDFSITVMDGPFFSIMPFPSRGLYTLSHVRYTPHESWIDNEDTPAEKIDTHAYLDKSSFQSNYKQMYNDVVRFIPALKDMKYEESIVEVKTVLVKSEDDDSRPILFKANLGYDGYVCIMGGKLDNIYDVYEELDKLYGKK